From a region of the Actinomadura luzonensis genome:
- a CDS encoding helix-turn-helix domain-containing protein has translation MPSQGTIGDRVRGLRLNRRMSQAQLAGPDLSDSYVSLIESGKRTPTPVVARLLAERLGCTTEFLLHGIEPRQRIDTELGLRHAELELQHGDPVVAADRFTEIVKAADEENAMLTAQARFGRARALEAQGRLGQAVEAFERLRREAAAHPERLADLPLTIALSRCYQRAGDRLRACDLAAYALRQAERLNVAEGEIAIDLATALVEARGENDGDSPELAYVKKVLDTVGVSPVVDRSGEIRSLWEASTAAAAGEDSALAVRLADDAIMAGRESRLALQLARAATHWARMATAPVEEAERLVAAASAVFAAFPAATAEYAESLVVHARVRMRSGDSVRAAELASQALGLAVEGSAGTAAAEARLVLATVALELGGSAESDLAAAQRLLSSLERPVYGTDRPAARCWRELGDLHGRVGAVAQQTAAYRKALEAAGVRSAMAGVTADATVSR, from the coding sequence ATGCCGAGTCAGGGAACCATCGGTGACCGCGTCCGTGGATTGCGGCTGAACAGGCGGATGTCGCAGGCCCAGCTGGCCGGACCCGACCTGTCTGACAGTTATGTCTCGCTCATCGAGTCGGGTAAGCGCACGCCGACTCCCGTCGTCGCCCGGCTGCTGGCCGAGCGGCTCGGATGCACCACCGAGTTCCTCCTTCACGGGATCGAGCCTCGGCAGCGCATCGACACCGAGCTCGGGCTGCGGCACGCCGAGCTAGAGCTCCAGCACGGCGACCCGGTCGTCGCCGCCGACCGCTTCACGGAGATCGTGAAGGCGGCCGACGAGGAGAACGCCATGCTCACGGCGCAGGCCCGCTTCGGCCGGGCCCGGGCGCTGGAGGCGCAGGGCCGTCTCGGCCAGGCGGTGGAGGCGTTCGAGCGGCTGCGCCGGGAGGCCGCGGCGCACCCGGAGCGGCTGGCCGACCTGCCGCTCACCATCGCGCTGAGCCGCTGCTACCAGCGGGCCGGCGACCGGCTGCGCGCCTGCGACCTGGCCGCGTACGCCCTGCGGCAGGCCGAGCGGCTCAACGTCGCCGAGGGCGAGATCGCGATCGACCTGGCCACGGCGCTCGTCGAGGCGCGCGGCGAGAACGACGGCGACTCCCCCGAGCTGGCCTACGTCAAGAAGGTCCTCGACACCGTCGGCGTATCCCCGGTTGTGGACCGTTCCGGAGAGATCCGGTCGCTGTGGGAGGCGAGCACGGCCGCCGCGGCGGGCGAGGACTCCGCGCTGGCGGTCCGGCTGGCCGACGACGCGATCATGGCGGGCCGGGAGTCCCGGCTGGCGCTGCAGCTCGCCCGGGCGGCCACGCACTGGGCGCGCATGGCGACGGCGCCGGTCGAGGAGGCCGAGCGGCTGGTCGCGGCGGCGTCCGCGGTCTTCGCCGCCTTCCCCGCGGCGACCGCCGAGTACGCCGAGAGCCTGGTCGTGCACGCCCGCGTGCGGATGCGCTCGGGCGACTCGGTGCGCGCGGCCGAGCTGGCGAGCCAGGCCCTGGGGCTGGCGGTCGAGGGCTCGGCCGGCACCGCGGCCGCCGAGGCGCGCCTGGTGCTCGCCACGGTGGCGCTGGAGCTGGGCGGCAGCGCCGAGTCCGATCTCGCGGCGGCGCAGCGGCTGCTGTCCTCGCTGGAGCGGCCGGTGTACGGCACCGACCGGCCGGCCGCGCGGTGCTGGCGCGAGCTGGGCGACCTCCATGGCCGGGTGGGGGCCGTGGCACAGCAGACGGCCGCGTATCGTAAAGCCCTCGAAGCCGCGGGGGTCCGCTCGGCGATGGCGGGGGTGACGGCCGACGCCACCGTGTCCCGCTGA
- a CDS encoding FadR/GntR family transcriptional regulator — protein sequence MSLRTAQRASLVDQVIDQLKEQITSGSWPMNGKIPTETVLAEQLGVGRNTVREAVRALTHAGLLECRQGDGTYVRATSELSGAMLRRLRQAEQLEILEVRRALEVESARLAATRRTDEDITRIEAALAERERAWDLDDPDYFVEADLAFHMAVAHATHNLVLIDLYEDFSAALRASITAAGTSLNKSYIPHDAIARAIAAGDATAAERAGHACMEHILIALTDSGS from the coding sequence GTGAGTCTGCGTACGGCGCAGCGGGCTTCGCTCGTCGACCAGGTGATCGATCAGCTCAAGGAGCAGATCACTTCAGGGTCGTGGCCGATGAACGGCAAGATCCCGACCGAGACCGTGCTGGCCGAGCAGCTCGGGGTCGGACGCAACACCGTTCGCGAGGCCGTGCGCGCGCTCACCCACGCCGGGCTGCTGGAGTGCCGCCAGGGCGACGGCACCTACGTCCGGGCCACGAGCGAGCTGTCCGGCGCAATGCTGCGCCGGCTCCGCCAGGCCGAGCAGCTGGAGATCCTGGAGGTGCGGCGCGCGCTAGAGGTCGAGTCCGCGCGCCTGGCCGCCACCCGGCGCACCGACGAGGACATCACCCGCATCGAGGCCGCGCTGGCCGAGCGGGAGCGCGCCTGGGACCTCGACGACCCCGACTACTTCGTCGAGGCCGACCTCGCCTTCCACATGGCGGTCGCGCACGCCACCCACAACCTCGTGCTGATCGACCTGTACGAGGACTTCTCGGCGGCGTTGCGGGCCAGCATCACGGCGGCCGGCACCTCGCTGAACAAGAGCTACATCCCGCACGACGCGATCGCCCGGGCCATCGCGGCCGGCGACGCGACGGCGGCCGAGCGGGCCGGCCACGCCTGCATGGAGCACATCCTCATCGCCCTCACCGACAGCGGCTCCTGA
- a CDS encoding antibiotic biosynthesis monooxygenase, whose translation MTTTVELTRFRVAPERAADLLAARPGMLADFRADRSGFLDARLVRMAEDEWLDIVEWRTPEDYAASRAKGANLPGIRAFFDLIDSLVSAEEGTM comes from the coding sequence ATGACGACGACAGTGGAACTCACCAGATTCCGGGTGGCGCCGGAGCGCGCCGCCGACCTGCTCGCGGCCCGGCCGGGCATGCTGGCGGACTTCCGGGCCGACCGGTCCGGCTTCCTGGACGCCCGGCTGGTCCGGATGGCCGAGGACGAATGGCTCGACATCGTGGAGTGGCGCACGCCGGAGGACTACGCGGCCTCCCGCGCCAAGGGCGCCAACCTGCCCGGCATCCGGGCCTTCTTCGACCTCATCGACAGCCTGGTGTCGGCCGAGGAAGGCACGATGTGA
- a CDS encoding MarR family winged helix-turn-helix transcriptional regulator translates to MRRSERKRERPDLGILSSRTLFGLQRELFARLSEQGHPRVRPRHGAVLAYLDEEGSRATDLAAQSGQHKQVIGTLVDELVELGYVERRPDPADRRAKLIVPTEKGRDHMARSDAVLAEMEAEHARAVGEQAYAEFKRVFTLVADRQAG, encoded by the coding sequence ATGCGCAGGAGCGAGCGCAAGCGGGAGCGGCCCGACCTCGGCATCCTGTCCAGCCGCACGCTGTTCGGCCTGCAGCGCGAGCTGTTCGCCAGGCTGAGCGAGCAGGGGCATCCGCGGGTCCGGCCGCGGCACGGGGCGGTGCTGGCGTACCTGGACGAGGAGGGCAGCCGGGCCACCGACCTGGCCGCGCAGTCGGGGCAGCACAAGCAGGTGATCGGCACGCTCGTGGACGAGCTGGTGGAGCTCGGCTACGTGGAGCGGCGCCCGGACCCGGCCGACCGCCGCGCCAAGCTCATCGTGCCGACCGAGAAGGGGCGCGACCACATGGCCCGCTCGGACGCCGTGCTGGCCGAGATGGAGGCCGAGCACGCCCGGGCGGTCGGCGAGCAGGCGTACGCGGAGTTCAAGCGCGTCTTCACGCTGGTCGCCGACCGCCAGGCCGGCTGA
- the dnaN gene encoding DNA polymerase III subunit beta — protein MKIRVNRDVLAEAVAWAARVLPSRPVVPVLSGLLLEAREGLTLSAFDYDVSARAAIDADVAEEGSVLIPGRLLAEISRSLPADDVEIVTEGGEAVLTCGSAEFGLITMPVEDFPALPAMPPAIGAIGGGVFASAVGQVAPAASRDDTLPMLTGIRVDIDGESVAMAATDRYRIAAREFTWRPVAPDAAVSAMVPARVLVEVAKSLRGGEVSVAMGDGVAGFESVGRSTTVRLLDEQFIDYRARLTSDWSIRADVAVSPFVNAIKRVALVAERNTAVRLSFTQGQVLIQAGGGDIGRGTEVVPCELRGDDIQIAFQSQFLLDGLVGMEGELARINMESPTRPALIQDVPGDAQPSFRYLVMSLRQT, from the coding sequence GTGAAAATCCGGGTTAACCGCGATGTTCTGGCGGAAGCGGTGGCGTGGGCTGCCCGAGTCCTGCCCAGCCGCCCTGTGGTGCCCGTCCTGTCCGGGCTGTTGCTGGAGGCGCGCGAGGGCCTGACCCTGTCCGCCTTCGACTACGACGTCTCGGCCAGGGCCGCGATCGACGCCGACGTGGCCGAGGAGGGCAGCGTGCTCATCCCCGGCCGGCTGCTGGCCGAGATCAGCCGCAGCCTGCCCGCCGACGACGTCGAGATCGTCACCGAGGGCGGCGAGGCGGTGCTCACCTGCGGCAGCGCCGAGTTCGGGCTGATCACCATGCCGGTCGAGGACTTCCCGGCGCTGCCGGCGATGCCGCCGGCCATCGGCGCGATCGGCGGGGGAGTGTTCGCCTCGGCCGTCGGGCAGGTCGCCCCGGCCGCCAGCCGCGACGACACGCTGCCGATGCTCACCGGCATCAGGGTCGACATCGACGGCGAATCCGTGGCGATGGCGGCCACCGACCGCTACCGCATCGCGGCCCGCGAGTTCACCTGGCGTCCGGTCGCCCCCGACGCCGCCGTCTCGGCGATGGTGCCGGCGCGGGTGCTGGTCGAGGTGGCCAAGTCGCTGCGCGGCGGCGAGGTGTCGGTCGCGATGGGCGACGGGGTGGCGGGCTTCGAGAGCGTCGGGCGCAGCACCACCGTCCGCCTGCTCGACGAGCAGTTCATCGACTATCGCGCCCGGCTCACCAGCGACTGGTCGATCCGGGCCGACGTGGCGGTGAGCCCGTTCGTCAACGCGATCAAGCGCGTGGCCCTGGTCGCCGAGCGCAACACGGCGGTGCGGCTGTCGTTCACGCAGGGGCAGGTGCTCATCCAGGCCGGCGGGGGCGACATCGGGCGCGGCACCGAGGTGGTGCCGTGCGAGCTGCGCGGCGACGACATCCAGATCGCGTTCCAGTCCCAGTTCCTGCTCGACGGGCTGGTGGGCATGGAGGGCGAGCTGGCCCGCATCAACATGGAGTCGCCCACCCGCCCCGCCCTGATCCAGGATGTCCCGGGCGACGCGCAGCCGTCCTTCCGCTACCTGGTCATGTCCCTGCGGCAGACCTGA
- a CDS encoding LuxR C-terminal-related transcriptional regulator, translated as MNVLIAEDLYLLRDGLVHLLQAHGFTVVGAVESGPELLKGLLELRPDVSIVDVRLPPTFTDEGLQAALAARTSVPGLPILVLSQHVEQLYARELLADGSGGIGYLLKDRVFNAEQFVDAVRRVAAGGTAMDPEVIAKLLASNARHEPLAALTPREREVLEAMAEGRSNAAISQRLYLSESAVAKHTANIFAKLGLAPSDDDNRRVLAVLAYLNSRT; from the coding sequence ATGAACGTGCTCATCGCCGAGGACCTCTACCTGCTCAGGGACGGCCTGGTGCACCTGCTGCAGGCGCACGGCTTCACCGTCGTGGGGGCGGTGGAGAGCGGGCCCGAGCTGCTGAAGGGGCTGCTGGAGCTGCGGCCCGACGTGTCGATCGTGGACGTGCGGCTGCCGCCCACGTTCACCGACGAGGGCCTGCAGGCCGCGCTGGCGGCCCGCACGTCCGTGCCCGGCCTGCCGATCCTGGTGCTGTCGCAGCACGTCGAGCAGCTCTACGCGCGCGAGCTGCTGGCCGACGGCTCGGGCGGCATCGGCTACCTGCTGAAGGACCGCGTCTTCAACGCCGAGCAGTTCGTGGACGCCGTGCGCCGGGTCGCCGCCGGCGGCACCGCGATGGATCCGGAGGTCATCGCCAAGCTGCTGGCCAGCAACGCCCGGCACGAGCCGCTGGCCGCGCTCACGCCGCGCGAGCGCGAGGTGCTGGAGGCCATGGCGGAGGGCCGCTCGAACGCGGCCATCTCGCAGCGGCTCTACCTGAGCGAGAGCGCCGTCGCCAAGCACACCGCGAACATCTTCGCCAAGCTCGGCCTAGCCCCGTCGGACGACGACAACCGGCGGGTGCTGGCCGTTCTCGCCTACCTCAACAGCCGCACCTGA
- a CDS encoding sensor histidine kinase, which translates to MLRRFGRIAALLGLVVVETPLVVVSVVMLVLSVALGMVFLFPPQVRLVRRLAELNRELMRRWTGLAIEAPYLPKPPPPVPQADGLYRYDRTLYKTPRVPAWNDRWKWLITDPATWRDDLWLLLDPMVKLTLVPVFLLLPSQGLRLYALWSDLLLGATANSRLANQVTHLKRTRNLATDSQAAEMRRIERDLHDGTQARLVAIGMTLGAVEQLVEDDPAAAKALLAKAREASSETLTELRRVIRGIHPPVLAERGLGDAVRALAMDSPLQVSVTVDLPDRPEPPVEAAAYFAVSELLSNAARHGDAGSATVDISTRDSDLRITVTDDGLGGADPAKGSGLAGIERRLAAFDGVLALNSPPGGPTTVTMHLPRVLPEHWASGLPKLPRGKLILVGALWATAWCPTFPQGFVAAIFKIFGVQEKTWFLALHLPGPWQWPMIIAMIALGLTMHIMAIRIPAVHNRDRWMVEATPTKPWCS; encoded by the coding sequence ATGCTCAGGAGGTTCGGCCGGATCGCGGCGTTGCTCGGGCTGGTCGTCGTCGAGACGCCGCTGGTCGTCGTGTCCGTGGTGATGCTGGTGTTGTCGGTGGCGCTCGGGATGGTGTTCCTCTTCCCGCCGCAGGTCCGCCTGGTACGGCGGCTCGCCGAGCTCAACCGGGAGCTCATGCGGCGCTGGACGGGGCTCGCCATCGAGGCCCCGTACCTGCCGAAGCCGCCGCCCCCGGTGCCCCAGGCGGACGGCCTCTACCGCTACGACCGCACCCTCTACAAGACCCCGCGCGTCCCCGCCTGGAACGACCGCTGGAAGTGGCTGATCACCGACCCCGCCACCTGGCGCGACGACCTGTGGCTGCTGCTGGACCCGATGGTGAAGCTGACCCTGGTGCCGGTGTTCCTGCTGCTCCCGAGCCAGGGCCTGCGCCTGTACGCGCTGTGGAGCGACCTGCTGCTCGGCGCGACCGCCAACAGCCGCCTGGCCAACCAGGTCACCCACCTCAAGCGCACCCGTAACCTGGCGACCGACTCCCAGGCGGCCGAGATGCGCCGCATCGAGCGCGACCTGCACGACGGCACGCAGGCGCGGCTGGTGGCCATCGGCATGACGCTCGGCGCGGTCGAGCAGCTCGTGGAGGACGACCCGGCGGCGGCCAAGGCGCTGCTGGCCAAGGCCAGGGAGGCGTCCTCGGAGACGCTGACCGAGCTGCGCCGGGTGATCCGCGGCATCCACCCGCCGGTGCTGGCCGAGCGCGGGCTCGGCGACGCCGTGCGCGCCCTCGCCATGGACAGCCCCCTGCAGGTGAGCGTGACCGTGGACCTGCCGGACCGCCCCGAGCCGCCGGTGGAGGCCGCGGCCTACTTCGCCGTCAGCGAGCTGCTGTCCAACGCGGCGCGGCACGGCGACGCCGGCTCCGCCACCGTCGACATCAGCACCCGGGACTCCGACCTCCGCATCACGGTCACCGACGACGGCCTCGGCGGCGCCGACCCGGCCAAGGGCAGCGGCCTGGCCGGCATCGAGCGGCGGCTGGCCGCCTTCGACGGCGTGCTCGCGCTGAACAGCCCGCCCGGCGGCCCCACCACGGTCACCATGCACCTGCCGAGAGTGCTGCCCGAGCACTGGGCGAGCGGCCTGCCGAAGCTGCCGCGCGGCAAGCTGATCCTGGTCGGCGCGCTGTGGGCGACCGCCTGGTGCCCGACGTTCCCGCAGGGGTTCGTGGCGGCCATCTTCAAGATCTTCGGGGTGCAGGAGAAGACCTGGTTCCTGGCCCTCCACCTGCCCGGCCCCTGGCAGTGGCCGATGATCATCGCGATGATCGCGCTCGGGCTCACCATGCACATCATGGCCATCCGCATCCCGGCGGTGCACAACCGGGACCGCTGGATGGTCGAGGCCACCCCGACCAAGCCCTGGTGCTCATGA
- a CDS encoding ABC transporter ATP-binding protein — protein sequence MKIIEVRNLRKRYPNHVAVDDVSFDVAEGEIFGILGPNGAGKTTTVECVAGLRAPDGGSIRVTGLDPAKDRDELREVLGMQLQSANLPEKIKVWEALDLYASFYSQPADWNELLERVGLGHKRHTTFKKLSGGQRQRLSVALALVGRPRVAVLDELTTGLDPQARRDTWELIEQVRGSGVTIVLVTHFMEEAERLCDRLALIDAGKVVATDTPAGLIAQVSGEQRVRFRPSAPVADEVLLALPEVRDVTRSGGQVVVSGTGNLAPAVTLALAGHQIVPGDLRIEQATLDDAFLALTGRKLS from the coding sequence ATGAAAATCATCGAGGTCAGGAACCTGCGCAAGCGGTATCCGAACCACGTGGCGGTGGACGACGTGTCGTTCGACGTCGCCGAGGGCGAGATCTTCGGCATCCTCGGCCCCAACGGCGCCGGCAAGACCACCACGGTGGAATGCGTCGCGGGCCTCCGCGCCCCCGACGGCGGCTCGATCCGGGTGACCGGGCTCGACCCCGCCAAGGACCGCGACGAGCTGCGTGAGGTGCTCGGCATGCAGCTCCAGAGCGCCAACCTGCCGGAGAAGATCAAGGTGTGGGAGGCCCTGGACCTCTACGCCTCCTTCTACTCGCAGCCGGCCGACTGGAACGAGCTGCTGGAGCGGGTCGGACTCGGCCACAAGCGGCACACGACGTTCAAGAAGCTCTCCGGCGGCCAGCGCCAGCGGCTGTCGGTGGCGCTGGCGCTGGTCGGCCGGCCCCGGGTGGCCGTGCTCGACGAGCTGACCACCGGCCTCGACCCGCAGGCCCGGCGCGACACCTGGGAGCTGATCGAGCAGGTCCGCGGCTCGGGGGTGACGATCGTGCTGGTCACCCACTTCATGGAGGAGGCCGAGCGGCTCTGCGACCGGCTCGCGCTCATCGACGCCGGCAAGGTCGTCGCCACCGACACGCCCGCCGGGCTGATCGCGCAGGTGAGCGGCGAGCAGCGGGTACGGTTCCGCCCCTCCGCGCCGGTCGCGGACGAGGTGCTGCTGGCCCTGCCCGAGGTGCGCGACGTCACGCGGAGCGGCGGCCAGGTCGTGGTCAGCGGCACCGGCAACCTCGCGCCCGCCGTCACCCTCGCCCTCGCGGGGCACCAGATCGTCCCCGGGGACCTGCGCATCGAGCAGGCCACGCTGGACGACGCGTTCCTCGCGCTCACCGGAAGGAAGCTGTCATGA
- a CDS encoding ABC transporter permease, producing MRKMLLVESKLYLRDWTSLAFSVALPVALLIVLGMSIPSMTEADATGERYVDAQWPSLMTLLALLTLVCNILPAVLTTYREQGVLRRMSTTPVSPARLLTVQLLINLVVATVATAVLVVGAMLVFGASAPKQWPGFVLVFLLGTAALMSIGLVIAALAPNGKAAPGIGSLVMFPLMFVAGMWIPRQAMPDALRTVSDYSVAGPFAQALRDTWAGHAPQPLHLIVMAAGLVIFGGLAVRLFRWE from the coding sequence ATGAGGAAGATGCTGCTCGTGGAGTCCAAGCTCTACCTGCGCGACTGGACGTCGCTGGCCTTCTCCGTCGCGCTGCCGGTCGCGCTGCTGATCGTGCTGGGGATGAGCATCCCGTCCATGACCGAGGCCGACGCCACCGGCGAGCGGTACGTGGACGCCCAGTGGCCGAGCCTCATGACCCTGCTCGCGCTGCTCACGCTGGTGTGCAACATCCTTCCCGCGGTGCTGACCACGTACCGCGAGCAGGGGGTGCTGCGGCGGATGTCCACCACGCCGGTGAGCCCGGCGCGGCTGCTGACCGTGCAGCTGCTCATCAACCTGGTCGTCGCGACGGTGGCCACGGCCGTCCTCGTCGTCGGCGCCATGCTGGTCTTCGGCGCCTCGGCGCCGAAGCAGTGGCCGGGCTTCGTGCTGGTGTTCCTGCTGGGGACGGCGGCGCTGATGTCGATCGGGCTGGTCATCGCCGCGCTCGCGCCCAACGGCAAGGCGGCGCCCGGGATCGGGTCGCTGGTCATGTTCCCGCTGATGTTCGTGGCGGGCATGTGGATCCCGCGCCAGGCCATGCCGGACGCCCTCCGCACGGTGAGCGACTACTCCGTGGCCGGGCCGTTCGCCCAGGCGCTCAGGGACACCTGGGCGGGCCACGCGCCGCAGCCGCTGCACCTGATCGTGATGGCCGCCGGGCTGGTGATCTTCGGCGGGCTCGCGGTGCGGTTGTTCCGGTGGGAGTGA
- a CDS encoding SMP-30/gluconolactonase/LRE family protein has product MTDTIPTQFEVLDDRAAGIGGDYRTEVLHTGTRWGEGPVYFPAGRFLVWSDIPNDRMLRWDEMTGAVGPFRQPAGYVNGNTLDRQGRLISCEQGGRRVTRTEPDGSITVIADRWQGRRLNSPNDAVVHSDGSVWFTDPPYGITSNYEGVAAEQEIDGCHVYRADPVTGEVRIVADDFERPNGLAFSLDESLLYVADTRRRHLRVFEVGEDGTLAGGKVFAEGGEKDGFDGLRLDDTGRVWAVADKAVHCYDPDGTLIGRLKLPEHAANLVFGGLKRNRMFIAAASSLYSLMCNVTGAAPVWARR; this is encoded by the coding sequence ATGACGGACACGATCCCCACGCAGTTCGAGGTGCTCGACGACCGGGCCGCCGGCATCGGCGGCGACTACCGCACCGAGGTCCTTCACACCGGCACCCGCTGGGGCGAGGGCCCCGTGTACTTCCCCGCCGGCCGCTTCCTCGTGTGGAGCGACATCCCGAACGACCGCATGCTGCGCTGGGACGAGATGACCGGCGCGGTCGGGCCCTTCCGGCAGCCGGCCGGCTACGTCAACGGCAACACCCTCGACCGCCAGGGCCGGCTGATCTCCTGCGAGCAGGGCGGCCGCCGCGTAACCCGCACCGAGCCCGACGGCTCGATCACCGTCATCGCCGACCGCTGGCAGGGCAGGCGCCTCAACAGCCCGAACGACGCGGTGGTCCACTCCGACGGCTCCGTCTGGTTCACCGACCCCCCGTACGGGATCACCAGCAACTACGAGGGCGTGGCCGCCGAGCAGGAGATCGACGGCTGCCACGTCTACCGCGCCGACCCGGTGACCGGCGAGGTGCGGATCGTGGCCGACGACTTCGAGCGGCCCAACGGCCTGGCGTTCTCGCTGGACGAGAGCCTGCTCTACGTCGCCGACACCCGCCGCCGGCACCTCAGGGTGTTCGAGGTGGGCGAGGACGGGACGCTGGCGGGCGGGAAGGTGTTCGCCGAGGGCGGCGAGAAGGACGGCTTCGACGGCCTGCGCCTCGACGACACGGGCCGCGTGTGGGCCGTGGCGGACAAGGCGGTGCACTGCTACGACCCCGACGGCACCCTGATCGGCCGGCTCAAGCTGCCCGAGCACGCCGCCAACCTGGTCTTCGGCGGCCTGAAGCGCAACCGCATGTTCATCGCCGCGGCCTCCTCGCTGTACTCCCTCATGTGCAACGTCACCGGCGCGGCCCCCGTCTGGGCGCGCCGGTGA
- the soxR gene encoding redox-sensitive transcriptional activator SoxR: MTKVAWNTKELTVGQLAERSGVAVSALHFYEAKGLIRSRRTAGNQRRYSRDSLRRVAFIRLAQRLGIPLKTIKDALAELPDERTPTRADWARLSAAWRAELDDRILQLQRLRDDLTDCIGCGCLSLDLCPVANPHDRLGDEGPGARRIDTRLCPPPQDCCGPVAGQELSA; the protein is encoded by the coding sequence ATGACCAAGGTCGCCTGGAACACCAAGGAGCTCACGGTCGGGCAGCTCGCCGAGCGCAGCGGCGTCGCCGTCTCGGCCCTGCACTTCTACGAGGCCAAGGGCCTGATCAGGAGCCGGCGCACGGCCGGCAATCAGCGCCGCTACAGCCGTGACAGCCTGCGCAGGGTCGCCTTCATCCGGCTGGCGCAGCGCCTCGGCATCCCGCTCAAGACCATCAAGGACGCCCTGGCCGAGCTGCCGGACGAGCGCACCCCCACCCGCGCCGACTGGGCCCGGCTGTCGGCCGCCTGGCGCGCCGAGCTGGACGACCGCATCCTGCAGCTCCAGCGGCTGCGCGACGACCTGACCGACTGCATCGGCTGCGGCTGCCTGTCGCTGGACCTGTGTCCCGTGGCCAACCCGCACGACCGGCTGGGCGACGAGGGGCCGGGCGCGCGGCGCATCGACACCCGGCTGTGCCCGCCGCCGCAGGACTGCTGCGGGCCCGTCGCGGGCCAGGAGCTCAGCGCGTAA
- a CDS encoding universal stress protein, translating to MTILVAYDGSADSRTAIEFAAKHLAAEPTVVLTVWEPLLVQLRKYPLAAGVLSADVENEAQAQAEASAKEGAELAAASGLADVTYRAVADNESVWKTIVDVADELDASLIVTGSRGLAGVRSVLLGSVSNHVLHHAHRPTLIVPPPPQAATR from the coding sequence ATGACCATCCTGGTCGCCTACGACGGCTCGGCCGACTCGCGCACCGCCATCGAGTTCGCCGCCAAGCACCTCGCCGCCGAGCCCACCGTCGTCCTCACCGTGTGGGAGCCGCTGCTCGTGCAGCTCCGCAAGTATCCGCTGGCGGCGGGCGTGCTCTCGGCCGACGTCGAGAACGAGGCCCAGGCGCAGGCCGAGGCCAGCGCCAAGGAGGGCGCGGAGCTGGCCGCCGCGTCCGGGCTCGCGGACGTCACCTACCGGGCCGTGGCCGACAACGAGTCGGTCTGGAAGACGATCGTGGACGTCGCCGACGAGCTGGACGCCTCGCTGATCGTGACGGGCTCGCGGGGCCTGGCCGGGGTGCGGTCGGTGCTGCTGGGCAGCGTCTCCAACCACGTGCTGCACCACGCGCACCGGCCCACGCTCATCGTGCCGCCACCGCCCCAGGCAGCTACGCGCTGA